In one Steroidobacteraceae bacterium genomic region, the following are encoded:
- a CDS encoding NADH-quinone oxidoreductase subunit M: MLKLSLLSLIIWIPIGTGIVLLTLGDRRAAFARLLALIMAVVTFLLSVPLYTGFNPATAAFQFQEFAPWIPAFNAFYRLGIDGISLPLILLTTFMTIPVVIAAWTSVKERVASYLAAFLIMEGLMVGVFSALDALLFYFFWEAMLIPMFLIIGIWGGPRRVYATLKFFLYTFLGSVFMLVALIYMYLQSGSYEIATLQGLPLGIVEQRWIFLAFLLAFAVKIPMVPVHTWLPDAHVEAPTGGSVILAAIMLKMGGYGFLRFSLPITPDASRELDSLIIGLSLIAVVYIGFVALIQQDMKKLIAYSSIAHMGFVTLGAFIAFDIVARHGDPSGAGMGIDGAIVQMVSHGLVSGALFLCVGVMYDRVHSREISAYGGVINTMPRFAAFMVLFAMANAGLPGTSGFVGEFLVIIASFKANVWYAILAATTLVVGAAYTLWLVKRVIFGPVANSDVAELRDIGASETIVLLTLALLVLLIGVWPAPLLEVTQASVVQLIEQVTLSKLVP; this comes from the coding sequence ATGCTGAAGCTTTCGCTACTTTCCCTGATCATCTGGATACCCATCGGTACCGGTATCGTGCTGCTCACATTGGGTGATCGCCGCGCGGCGTTCGCTCGCCTCCTTGCGCTCATCATGGCGGTCGTTACCTTCCTGCTATCGGTGCCGCTGTACACGGGGTTCAATCCTGCGACCGCGGCGTTCCAGTTCCAGGAATTCGCGCCGTGGATACCGGCTTTCAATGCCTTCTACCGACTTGGAATCGATGGCATTTCGCTGCCCCTGATTCTGCTCACGACCTTCATGACCATACCGGTCGTAATTGCCGCCTGGACCAGCGTGAAGGAGCGTGTTGCGAGCTATCTTGCCGCCTTCCTGATCATGGAAGGCCTGATGGTCGGAGTTTTCTCAGCCCTCGACGCGTTGCTATTCTATTTCTTCTGGGAAGCAATGTTGATACCGATGTTTCTCATCATTGGTATTTGGGGAGGTCCACGCCGGGTTTACGCGACATTGAAGTTCTTCCTTTACACCTTCCTCGGGTCGGTGTTCATGCTTGTTGCCCTGATCTACATGTACCTGCAGTCGGGCAGCTACGAAATTGCGACCCTGCAGGGTTTGCCGCTCGGCATCGTGGAGCAGCGCTGGATCTTCCTGGCGTTTCTGCTGGCTTTTGCGGTCAAGATACCGATGGTGCCGGTGCACACCTGGCTACCCGACGCGCATGTCGAGGCACCGACCGGCGGATCGGTGATCCTCGCAGCCATCATGCTGAAAATGGGAGGATACGGCTTCCTGCGATTCAGCCTGCCAATCACGCCGGATGCCAGTCGCGAGCTGGACAGCCTGATCATCGGGCTCTCGCTGATAGCGGTCGTATACATTGGTTTCGTCGCGCTCATTCAGCAGGACATGAAAAAACTCATCGCCTACTCGTCGATTGCCCATATGGGTTTCGTGACGCTCGGCGCATTCATCGCATTCGACATTGTCGCCCGGCATGGCGATCCATCGGGAGCCGGCATGGGTATTGATGGCGCTATCGTTCAAATGGTCTCGCATGGGCTCGTCTCCGGCGCGCTGTTCCTGTGCGTGGGTGTGATGTACGACCGGGTGCATAGCCGCGAGATTTCGGCGTATGGCGGCGTCATCAATACCATGCCGCGTTTCGCGGCATTCATGGTGTTGTTCGCGATGGCAAACGCGGGCTTGCCCGGCACCTCGGGATTCGTCGGCGAGTTTCTCGTCATCATTGCGAGCTTCAAGGCCAATGTCTGGTATGCCATCCTCGCGGCAACGACCTTGGTCGTCGGTGCCGCCTATACGCTATGGCTCGTGAAGCGCGTCATTTTCGGACCAGTTGCGAATAGTGATGTTGCCGAGTTGCGCGATATAGGTGCCAGCGAAACAATCGTACTGCTCACGTTGGCTCTGCTGGTATTGCTGATCGGCGTGTGGCCAGCTCCTTTGCTCGAAGTGACGCAAGCTTCAGTGGTGCAGCTGATCGAGCAAGTTACCTTGAGCAAACTGGTTCCGTAG
- the nuoN gene encoding NADH-quinone oxidoreductase subunit NuoN — protein sequence MPSIANMIDWVALQPAIPEIFLGTAICLLLLVDAFTAREGRTYMPTLSLVTLLAGAVLTLKTASLESTVVMFGGSYVADPLATFLKLLAFLATAVALFYSRHYLQRRGILKGEYYILALTALLGIFVIVSANSLLTLYVGVELQALSIYAMVAFDRDSGVAAESAIKYFVLGAIASGAMLYGMSLIYGLTGTLQLDELGARLVEQAPGPGVLLGMLFLVVAIAFKFGAAPFHMWVPDVYHGAPTGVVGFIASAPKLASFALAFRLLGHGLETIGDDWSRALTVIAVLSLVIGNVVAVAQTNLKRLLAYSAIGNVGFILLGFVAGNEAGYEAALYYTIAYVLMVLGSFGVILLAGRDGVEADEISSYAGLGKRDPLLALCMMFLMFSTAGIPPFVGFWAKLTIFQVLWQTQHTALVMIAAAVSVIGVFYYLRIVKVMYFDAPGELPGGERLPAVRAVLTLNAVAVLALGLLPHALLAWCSQLLASG from the coding sequence ATGCCAAGCATCGCTAACATGATCGATTGGGTGGCACTGCAGCCGGCAATCCCGGAGATTTTTCTCGGTACGGCCATCTGCCTGCTGCTCCTGGTCGATGCTTTCACCGCCCGTGAAGGTCGTACCTACATGCCGACATTGAGCCTCGTGACTCTGCTCGCCGGCGCAGTTCTCACCTTGAAGACGGCGAGCCTCGAGTCCACCGTGGTCATGTTCGGTGGCTCCTACGTTGCGGATCCGCTCGCGACCTTTCTGAAGCTGCTCGCTTTTCTGGCGACAGCCGTCGCGCTGTTCTACTCGCGGCACTATCTGCAACGGCGCGGCATTTTGAAGGGCGAGTACTACATTCTCGCTCTCACTGCGTTGCTCGGTATATTCGTTATCGTATCCGCTAATAGCTTGCTCACACTTTATGTTGGTGTCGAACTGCAGGCGCTGTCGATATACGCCATGGTGGCTTTCGATCGCGATTCGGGTGTTGCGGCTGAGTCGGCGATCAAGTATTTCGTGCTGGGAGCCATAGCATCCGGTGCCATGCTGTACGGAATGTCGCTCATTTACGGTTTGACAGGTACCTTGCAGCTCGATGAGCTGGGTGCGCGACTGGTTGAGCAGGCGCCGGGACCGGGCGTGCTACTCGGCATGTTGTTCCTGGTAGTTGCCATCGCCTTCAAGTTTGGCGCTGCGCCGTTCCACATGTGGGTACCGGATGTTTACCACGGAGCGCCTACCGGAGTGGTTGGATTCATTGCGAGCGCGCCCAAGTTGGCATCATTCGCGCTCGCGTTCCGGCTGCTTGGCCATGGCCTTGAGACGATCGGTGATGACTGGAGTCGTGCGTTGACGGTGATTGCCGTGCTCTCGCTCGTCATTGGCAATGTCGTCGCAGTCGCCCAAACCAATCTCAAGCGGCTGTTGGCGTACTCGGCAATCGGAAATGTCGGTTTCATCCTGCTCGGCTTCGTTGCCGGCAACGAAGCGGGTTACGAGGCGGCTCTTTACTACACGATCGCCTACGTGTTGATGGTGCTCGGGTCCTTCGGCGTGATTTTGCTGGCCGGTCGCGATGGGGTCGAAGCCGACGAAATCAGTTCCTATGCCGGGCTTGGCAAGCGCGATCCGCTGCTCGCGCTTTGCATGATGTTCCTCATGTTCTCGACCGCGGGCATTCCGCCATTCGTGGGTTTCTGGGCCAAATTGACGATCTTCCAGGTCCTTTGGCAGACGCAGCATACCGCTCTGGTAATGATCGCGGCTGCCGTGTCCGTTATCGGTGTCTTCTATTACCTTCGAATCGTGAAGGTCATGTATTTCGATGCACCGGGCGAGTTGCCAGGCGGCGAGCGGCTGCCGGCTGTGAGAGCCGTCCTGACCCTGAACGCCGTCGCCGTGCTGGCGCTGGGCCTGCTCCCCCATGCCCTGCTGGCCTGGTGTTCACAGCTGCTTGCTTCAGGCTGA
- a CDS encoding carbonic anhydrase, translating into MVASIVDQLVGNNTRYAAGDALHRPVYPGKQPIQPAKRVAVLACMDARLDIDGLLGLQTGEAHVIRNAGGVVTEDALRSLIISHHLLNTREFILIHHTRCGMLAFTDDLLKAGLEGDPGAEKLIGQATARAFTSPHKCSATPAAFHAFRGAIEPLDAPRDDKNIARLAWDVRRGISSILNHPWIPTSGADAVGVRGFIYDVDSGRLEEVNYPGPTGSPG; encoded by the coding sequence ATGGTGGCATCAATAGTCGATCAACTGGTTGGCAACAACACGCGTTATGCAGCAGGCGATGCCTTGCATCGACCCGTTTACCCCGGCAAGCAGCCGATACAACCCGCCAAGCGGGTTGCAGTGCTGGCCTGCATGGACGCGCGCCTTGACATTGACGGGCTGCTTGGCCTGCAGACGGGGGAAGCGCACGTCATCCGCAATGCCGGCGGTGTCGTAACCGAAGATGCGCTCCGGTCGCTGATTATTTCGCATCACCTGCTCAATACCAGGGAGTTCATACTGATTCACCACACGCGCTGCGGCATGCTGGCATTTACGGACGATTTGTTGAAGGCGGGGCTCGAGGGTGATCCAGGTGCAGAGAAACTCATCGGCCAGGCCACGGCTCGAGCGTTCACGAGTCCTCACAAGTGCTCGGCGACACCCGCGGCCTTTCATGCCTTCCGCGGTGCGATCGAGCCACTCGATGCGCCACGAGATGACAAGAATATTGCGCGGCTGGCATGGGATGTGCGCCGGGGCATATCGTCAATCTTGAATCACCCGTGGATACCGACGAGCGGTGCCGATGCGGTCGGCGTGCGGGGGTTCATCTACGATGTCGACAGCGGCCGGCTCGAGGAAGTGAATTATCCCGGGCCGACAGGTTCGCCCGGCTAG
- a CDS encoding DUF2891 domain-containing protein, with protein sequence MSLGESGSTELQFAMLGATAVESKAMELSSCSVFARGMTPWLAMFVLSLFANLARSENMDVAAVARFVNLALACVHTEYPNKISHVLNDASDVAPPHELAPAFYGCYDWHSAVHAHWLLARARARFPDGSFVPVASAVLEQDLSAEKILAELDYLRGAGRSSFERPYGLAWLLQLAAELDHPAALEPLEQEAARRILDWLPMLHYPIRTGEHNQTAFAFGLIWDWAQSAGHDDMKQLLRQKAREFYQSDRRCPLLYEPSGEDFLSPCLAEADFMRRVLGQSEYSAWLSAFLPQIPRDGSTRWLPPGVVTDRKDPKLAHIDGLNLSRAWMLRGIAKALPVRDPRRRALLASFAAHRETALPAVTGEHYEGGHWLGTFALYLETQ encoded by the coding sequence GTGTCGCTCGGCGAATCGGGCTCGACCGAATTGCAGTTTGCTATGCTCGGCGCAACCGCGGTTGAGAGCAAGGCCATGGAATTGTCATCATGCAGCGTATTTGCACGAGGCATGACGCCTTGGCTCGCCATGTTCGTATTATCGCTGTTTGCGAACCTGGCGCGCAGCGAAAACATGGATGTGGCGGCGGTGGCACGATTCGTGAACCTCGCGCTTGCGTGCGTGCACACAGAATACCCCAACAAGATTTCCCATGTGCTGAATGACGCGAGCGATGTCGCGCCGCCGCACGAGTTGGCACCCGCATTCTATGGTTGCTACGACTGGCACTCGGCCGTACATGCGCATTGGCTGCTGGCGCGTGCCCGCGCTCGATTTCCCGACGGCTCGTTCGTGCCGGTGGCGAGCGCCGTGCTCGAGCAGGATCTATCGGCAGAAAAAATCCTCGCTGAGCTAGATTACCTGCGCGGCGCCGGGCGCAGCTCATTCGAACGCCCCTATGGCCTCGCCTGGCTTCTGCAGCTTGCTGCGGAGCTCGATCACCCCGCCGCGCTCGAGCCACTCGAACAGGAGGCGGCTCGGCGCATCCTCGATTGGCTCCCAATGCTTCACTACCCAATTCGGACTGGCGAGCACAATCAAACAGCCTTCGCGTTTGGCTTGATCTGGGACTGGGCGCAGAGTGCGGGCCATGACGATATGAAGCAGTTGTTGCGGCAAAAGGCGCGCGAATTCTACCAATCAGACCGTCGCTGTCCCCTGCTCTACGAACCATCCGGCGAGGACTTCCTGTCGCCTTGCCTCGCCGAAGCGGATTTCATGCGTCGCGTGCTTGGGCAAAGCGAGTACTCGGCCTGGCTCAGCGCCTTTCTGCCGCAAATTCCTCGTGATGGGTCGACGCGCTGGCTGCCGCCCGGAGTTGTGACGGATCGTAAGGACCCCAAATTGGCACACATCGATGGACTCAATCTGAGCCGAGCCTGGATGCTGCGCGGCATCGCCAAGGCGTTGCCCGTCCGTGATCCGCGCCGTCGCGCTCTGCTCGCCTCGTTCGCCGCTCACCGTGAAACGGCCCTGCCGGCAGTGACGGGCGAACACTACGAAGGCGGTCACTGGTTGGGTACTTTTGCGCTGTACCTCGAGACGCAGTAG
- a CDS encoding aldo/keto reductase, which translates to MNTRTTIDRRRFLGVSTAGLAAATIAIGRPQGAGAASRAAARAGRISLGSDLSVARMGYGAMRLTGDGIWGEPADARTCRTVLRRALELGVDFIDTADSYGPFVSERLIAEALHPYPRHLVIATKGGLLRPGANRWVPDCRPEHLREACEGSLKRLKVERIDLYQLHVPDSKVPYEDSIGELARLRKEGKIRHIGVSNVNIEQLAKARAIVPVVSVQNRYNVADRGSDAVLEICERDGIAFIPWAPLGKSGRDSTADTGAKAALEQLASDRAISLPQAQLAWLLSRSPVMLPIPGTSSLEHLEQNVAAAKLRLTVAEMRRVG; encoded by the coding sequence ATGAATACACGCACGACAATAGACCGACGGAGATTCCTCGGCGTGAGTACAGCAGGATTAGCGGCTGCGACGATTGCCATCGGCAGACCGCAGGGCGCCGGGGCTGCGAGCCGGGCCGCGGCGCGGGCTGGCCGAATTTCCTTGGGATCGGACCTCAGCGTTGCACGCATGGGTTATGGCGCGATGCGACTTACCGGGGATGGTATCTGGGGCGAGCCGGCCGATGCGCGCACTTGCCGTACCGTATTGCGCCGGGCGCTTGAACTCGGCGTTGATTTCATAGATACGGCCGATTCCTACGGCCCCTTCGTCAGCGAACGTCTGATTGCAGAGGCCCTGCATCCCTATCCGCGCCATCTTGTGATTGCCACCAAGGGTGGATTACTGCGCCCTGGTGCAAATCGCTGGGTACCCGATTGCAGGCCCGAGCATCTGCGCGAGGCCTGTGAAGGCAGCCTGAAACGACTGAAGGTCGAGCGGATCGATCTATATCAGCTCCACGTGCCGGATTCCAAGGTCCCTTATGAGGACTCGATCGGTGAATTGGCGCGACTGCGGAAGGAAGGAAAGATCCGTCACATCGGCGTATCGAACGTCAACATCGAGCAACTTGCAAAGGCAAGGGCCATCGTGCCCGTGGTTTCGGTCCAGAATCGTTACAACGTGGCGGATCGCGGATCCGACGCGGTTCTGGAGATTTGCGAGCGCGACGGAATTGCATTCATCCCCTGGGCACCACTCGGCAAATCGGGGCGGGATTCGACTGCGGATACAGGCGCCAAGGCAGCGCTCGAGCAGTTGGCCAGCGATCGTGCGATCAGCCTGCCGCAGGCACAGTTGGCATGGTTGTTGTCACGTTCGCCGGTGATGCTGCCGATACCAGGCACATCGTCGCTCGAGCACCTCGAGCAAAACGTAGCCGCCGCGAAGCTGCGGCTGACGGTCGCAGAAATGCGCCGCGTAGGATGA
- a CDS encoding DUF885 domain-containing protein — protein MAKNRGTLISILLVSIIAATGCARKTDTGSVAAKPRESAEWEQFSHDFIEGYFRHNPAFAVYQGRHEYDGQAADWTNAGLAAQIAFLKENLTRANAFRADSLSPEQRFERDYLGHVARKQLFWLEDADAPHSNVSWYFDAGLDPNVYIARPYADPATRMRAFIKYARAIPTVLAQIKANLRTPMPLSFVDYAEPGFRGFASYYTGDAKAAFATVQDPALQSEFDMAAKEASTAMTAMADWVAAQRKTATQDFALGGERFLRMLRETEAVDTTLDELERIGRADLARNQEALGDACAKFAPGATLGACMQKMNDNKGAGGPVAEARRQLPGLRQFLVDHQIVSIPGTEEALVEESPPYNRQNSAYIDIPGPYEKGLPSVYYISPPDPTWSPAEREAYVPGRKDLLFTSVHEVWPGHFLNFLHANRAKSIFGKVFVGYAFAEGWAHYTEEMMWDAGLDNGDPETHIGQLSNALLRNCRFLSAIGLHARGMSASESLQMFREECYQDEGNARQQAARGTYDPAYLNYTMGKLLIRKLRDDWTGGDRSRLKEFHDQFLGYGGPPIPLVRAAMMHEEQPRAVF, from the coding sequence ATGGCCAAGAATCGCGGAACGCTGATTTCAATCTTGCTGGTATCCATCATCGCGGCGACTGGCTGCGCGCGCAAAACCGATACCGGCAGCGTGGCGGCGAAACCGCGGGAATCCGCGGAGTGGGAACAATTCAGCCACGATTTCATCGAAGGCTACTTTCGGCACAATCCGGCATTTGCGGTTTACCAGGGTCGTCACGAGTACGACGGCCAGGCTGCCGACTGGACGAACGCAGGGCTTGCAGCCCAGATCGCCTTCCTCAAGGAAAACCTGACACGGGCAAATGCCTTCCGCGCCGACTCGTTGTCGCCAGAGCAGAGATTCGAACGCGACTACCTCGGCCATGTGGCACGCAAGCAACTATTCTGGCTTGAAGATGCGGATGCGCCACACTCAAACGTTTCATGGTATTTCGACGCAGGGCTCGATCCCAATGTCTACATTGCCAGGCCTTATGCCGATCCGGCGACGCGAATGCGCGCGTTCATCAAGTACGCCAGGGCAATCCCGACCGTGCTTGCCCAGATCAAGGCAAATCTTCGCACCCCTATGCCCCTGAGTTTCGTGGACTACGCCGAGCCCGGGTTCCGCGGTTTCGCCAGCTATTACACAGGCGATGCCAAGGCGGCTTTTGCAACGGTTCAGGATCCGGCGCTGCAAAGCGAGTTCGATATGGCCGCGAAAGAGGCGTCCACGGCCATGACCGCCATGGCGGATTGGGTCGCCGCGCAGCGCAAGACGGCGACCCAGGATTTTGCACTGGGGGGCGAGCGGTTCCTGCGCATGCTACGGGAGACCGAGGCCGTCGATACCACGCTCGATGAGCTCGAGCGCATCGGGCGCGCGGATCTTGCGCGCAATCAGGAGGCGCTTGGCGACGCCTGCGCAAAATTTGCGCCCGGCGCCACATTGGGCGCCTGCATGCAGAAAATGAACGATAACAAAGGCGCGGGTGGGCCGGTCGCCGAGGCACGCAGGCAACTTCCCGGACTGCGCCAGTTCCTCGTCGATCATCAAATCGTCTCGATACCGGGCACGGAGGAGGCACTGGTCGAGGAGTCGCCGCCTTACAACCGACAGAACTCCGCCTATATCGACATTCCAGGCCCTTACGAGAAGGGCCTGCCATCGGTCTATTACATTTCGCCGCCCGATCCGACATGGTCGCCCGCCGAACGAGAGGCCTATGTCCCAGGACGCAAGGACCTGCTGTTCACGTCGGTCCATGAAGTCTGGCCGGGCCATTTCCTCAACTTCCTTCATGCCAATCGCGCCAAATCCATTTTTGGGAAAGTGTTCGTCGGCTACGCGTTTGCCGAAGGCTGGGCGCACTACACCGAGGAGATGATGTGGGATGCGGGTCTCGATAACGGCGATCCCGAGACCCACATCGGCCAACTGTCCAATGCCTTGCTGCGCAATTGCCGATTTCTTTCGGCAATCGGTTTGCATGCGCGAGGGATGTCAGCGAGTGAGTCCTTGCAGATGTTCCGCGAAGAGTGTTACCAGGACGAGGGCAATGCGCGACAGCAAGCTGCAAGAGGCACCTACGACCCGGCGTATCTCAACTACACCATGGGCAAGTTGCTGATTCGAAAGTTGCGCGACGACTGGACCGGCGGCGATCGCAGTCGGCTCAAGGAATTTCACGATCAGTTCCTGGGTTATGGCGGGCCGCCCATCCCGTTGGTGCGCGCCGCCATGATGCACGAGGAGCAGCCCCGGGCCGTGTTCTAG
- the rimP gene encoding ribosome maturation factor RimP, whose protein sequence is MNGLREKLFALCESALREIDYELVDLEYQAGRRHATLRVFIDNAAGIRVEDCERASRHLSALLDVEDPISMPYSLEVSSPGFDRVLRKPAHFERFAGSRVLVQLLTPRDGRRRYTGTLAHVDADGVQLLVDGENVAMRYNEIDKARLAP, encoded by the coding sequence ATGAATGGTCTGCGGGAAAAATTATTTGCCCTGTGCGAGAGCGCGTTGCGCGAGATTGACTATGAGCTGGTCGATCTCGAATACCAGGCAGGACGGCGCCACGCGACTTTGCGCGTTTTCATCGACAACGCGGCGGGGATTCGTGTCGAGGACTGCGAACGCGCGAGTCGGCACCTGTCGGCTCTGCTCGATGTCGAAGACCCTATTTCGATGCCATATTCGCTCGAGGTTTCATCGCCGGGATTCGACCGAGTTTTGCGCAAACCGGCGCATTTCGAGCGATTTGCGGGGTCGAGGGTGCTGGTGCAGCTGTTGACTCCACGCGACGGCCGTCGCCGCTATACCGGCACGCTCGCGCATGTGGATGCCGATGGCGTCCAGTTGCTGGTCGACGGCGAGAACGTCGCCATGCGTTACAACGAGATAGACAAAGCACGGCTCGCGCCGTGA
- the nusA gene encoding transcription termination factor NusA: MNKDILMVVDAVSNEKGVEKEVIFEALEAALASATRKKHGEEWDVRVAIDRKTGDYDTFRRWKVFADDSNELEEPVRELRLEDALDMNPKAEVGGYVEEPMESVAFGRIAAQQAKQVIVQKVREAERIQVVEQYKDRVNTLVSGVVKRVDRNGIYVDLGGNAEGFVSRSDMIPREIVKPQDRIKAYLREVKSEPRGPQLFLTRSAPEFLIELFKLEVPEVGQGLIKILGAARDPGVRAKIAVQSVDPRIDPVGACVGMRGSRVQAVSNEVAGERVDIIPFNENAAQFVINAMSPAEVLSIVVDEESHSMDIAVAEDKLSQAIGRGGQNIRLASQLSGWDLNVMTESDAEAKSESEAKELIESFMKQLDVDQDVATILVQEGFSTIEEIAYVPQSELIGIEEFDESIVNELRNRARDVLLTQAIASEETLDQNLPADDLLLLEGMQPDLALALARRGVRTREELAEQAIDDISDIEGLSSEQAGSLIMKARELENWFEAGR; this comes from the coding sequence ATGAACAAGGACATCCTGATGGTCGTCGACGCCGTTTCGAACGAAAAGGGCGTTGAAAAAGAAGTCATATTCGAAGCGCTCGAAGCTGCGCTGGCTTCTGCCACGCGCAAGAAGCATGGCGAGGAGTGGGATGTTCGCGTGGCGATCGATCGCAAGACCGGCGACTACGATACATTCCGACGCTGGAAGGTGTTCGCCGATGACTCCAATGAGCTCGAGGAGCCGGTGCGCGAACTGCGGCTGGAAGATGCGCTCGACATGAATCCGAAAGCGGAAGTGGGCGGCTATGTCGAGGAGCCCATGGAGTCGGTCGCCTTTGGGCGCATCGCGGCCCAGCAGGCGAAGCAGGTCATCGTGCAGAAGGTGCGCGAGGCGGAGCGCATCCAGGTTGTCGAGCAATACAAGGACCGGGTCAATACCCTGGTGTCCGGCGTGGTCAAGCGAGTCGACCGCAACGGCATCTATGTCGATCTCGGTGGAAATGCCGAGGGATTCGTCTCGCGCAGCGACATGATTCCGAGGGAAATCGTCAAGCCCCAGGATCGCATCAAGGCCTATTTGCGCGAAGTCAAATCCGAACCGCGCGGACCGCAGTTGTTTCTGACGCGCTCGGCGCCCGAGTTCCTCATCGAACTATTCAAACTCGAAGTTCCGGAGGTCGGGCAGGGTCTCATCAAGATCCTCGGCGCGGCCCGCGATCCGGGCGTGCGGGCGAAGATAGCAGTGCAGAGTGTCGACCCACGCATCGACCCGGTGGGTGCTTGCGTCGGTATGCGCGGTTCGCGCGTGCAGGCGGTTTCGAACGAAGTTGCAGGCGAGCGCGTCGACATCATCCCGTTCAACGAGAACGCCGCACAGTTCGTGATCAACGCGATGTCGCCAGCCGAGGTTCTGTCGATCGTCGTGGACGAGGAGTCGCACAGCATGGATATTGCTGTGGCCGAGGACAAGTTGTCGCAGGCGATCGGTCGGGGTGGCCAGAACATCCGGCTCGCCAGCCAGCTGAGCGGCTGGGATCTCAACGTCATGACCGAGTCCGATGCGGAAGCCAAGAGCGAATCCGAGGCCAAGGAACTCATCGAGAGTTTCATGAAGCAACTCGACGTCGATCAGGACGTCGCGACGATTCTGGTACAGGAGGGGTTCTCGACCATCGAGGAAATTGCCTATGTTCCGCAATCGGAGCTGATTGGCATCGAGGAGTTCGACGAATCGATCGTCAATGAGCTGCGCAACCGTGCGCGTGACGTGCTCCTGACCCAGGCCATCGCGAGCGAGGAAACGCTTGACCAGAATCTTCCAGCCGACGATCTGTTACTGCTCGAGGGCATGCAACCGGACCTTGCGCTCGCACTGGCCCGTCGTGGTGTGCGCACGCGCGAAGAGCTTGCTGAACAGGCGATTGACGATATTTCCGACATTGAAGGACTCAGCTCAGAGCAAGCGGGTTCTCTAATCATGAAGGCGCGCGAGCTGGAGAACTGGTTCGAGGCGGGACGCTAG